The genome window TTCGGCCGTCTACCTTGAAAAATTTGTTGAGGAGCCGCGCCATATTGAGGTACAGGTTCTTGCCGATGAACACGGCAATGTGCTGCATCTAGGGGAGCGCGAATGCTCCGTGCAGAACCTGCGGCATCAGAAACTGATTGAGGAGGCACCGGCTGTCTGTTTAAACCCAGAACAACGTCGCCGCCTTGGCGAGGCCGCCGTTCGTGCTGCGCGCGCTATCGGTTATACCAATGCGGGCACCATCGAGTTTTTGGTAGATCGTCGAGGCGAGTTCTACTTTATGGAGATGAACAAGCGGCTTCAAGTAGAGCACTGCGTTACCGAGATGGTGACCGGAATAGACATTGTGAAAGAGCAGATTCGCATTGCTGCCGGTGAGAAACTTTCCTTCAACCAAAAAGAGATTCGGTGGCAAGGACACGCCATCGAGTGCCGTATCAACGCCGAAGACCCCGATAACAACTTTGCTCCCTCCGCCGGTCGCATCGAGCAGGTCGTATTGCCAGGAGGCTATGGGGTGCGGGTAGACACACATATTATGTGTGGATATATGGTGCCACCCTATTACGACCCGCTGTTGGCCAAAGTCATCGTTTGGGATAACGATAGGGCGGGAGCCATTGCGCGGATGCAGCGCTGTCTTCAAGAGATGCGCATCGAGGGCATCAAAACCAACATCGGTTTTCAATTGCGCATCCTCAACAACGCCTTCTATCGGCGTGGTGAACTCACCACAGATTTTGTACAACGTCGTATTCTTAGTGCGCAGCGGTCTTAAGTCTTAAGAAATCAAAGAAACTCTCGTAAAGGAGCTGAAAGTGCGCTTTTTGAGTCATCTCCACAACATGGCCATCGTCGGCCTGCTGTGTGCTTTTCTTCCCGCCATCGCTCGGGCGGATAAGCCAACTCCTTTCTATCTGCACAACGGTGATCGCGTGGTGTTCTATGGCGATAGCATCACCGAACAACGCCGCTACACCACCTACATCGAGACGTATTGCGTGGCGCATTTCCCCAAAGAGCATTTCACGTTCATCAATTCAGGTTGGGGCGGCGACCGCGTTACCGGAGGGGGCGGAGGCCCTATTGATTTGCGCCTCAAGCGCGATGTGCTGGCTTATAAACCCACGGTGGTGACGATCTGCCTCGGTATGAACGATGCCGGTTATCGGCCTTTCAGCCCACAGCTCTACCAGACCTTTATTCAGGGCTATCGGCATATCATTGAAACGCTGGAAAAAAACCTGCCGGGCGTCCGCATCACGTTGCTCACCGCCCCGGCCTACGACGATGTAACCCGTCCCCCCAATTTCCCTGGGGGCTACAACTCCGTGTTAACGGCTTTCAACGAGGGCGTGAAAGAGCTTGCCCGTGAGTACCATCTGGTGTTGGCCGATACGAACGCGCCGCTAGTAAGCCTGTTGGCGCGCGCCATCGTGGCCGACCCCAAACTTGCTCTCACCATTATCCCCGATAGAGTTCACCCCGACTACAGTGGGCATCTGATAATGGCTTCGGCCGTGCTGTTGGCCTGGAACGCTCCTTCCACCGTGGCGGATGTCGAGATTGATGCCAACAGCGGCCAGCTGACCCATGCTGAAAATACCCACATAACCCACCTTCAGACGACAAACGGCACCGTGTCGTTTGATGAAACCGATAACTCTTTGCCGTGGCCGTTCGATCGCGATCCGAATAAGAACCCCGCTACCTTGCTTGCACTCTCCTGCAGCGATGTGGAAAACGAGCTGAACCGTTATCAGTTAAAGGTTACAGGGCTTACTGCCGCCGCCTATACGCTGAAGGTGGACGGGCAGAACGTGGCGCAGCTGACCCCACAAGAGCTTGCCCAAGGGATAGACCTTGCCGCGCTTCCCATGCTGCCTACCTGCGCGCAGGCTCAAAAAGTGCTCGATCTTGCCAATCGCCATGTCGCTCTCCATTTCCAGAGGTGGCGTGTGGTTCAAGTGCCGAACGCCAACGGCTTGGAGGTTCCTCCTGCCATACACCAGCAGATGGACGCGCTGGATTCGCAGGAAGCTGAGGTTGTGGCACAAGAGCGTTTGGCTGCTTTACCCACCACGCACCATGTTGAATTGGTGCCCTCGACAACCTCCCCTTCACCCTAACGTTCTAGAAAAACGCGATGGAGACAATCGGTTGCGCTCGGCCAGAGGAGCTAGACGCCGTATTGCACGTAATGTGCAAAGCGTTTGGGATGAACTTTGCCGTAGCGCGACCGATCTTTTACGCCGATCCTCACATAGCGCCAGAGAACAAGTTGGTGGTGCGCAAAGCGGGGCAGGTGGTCAGCTGCCTAAGTCTGTCGGAGCATCTCTGCTGGATAGGGCAGGCGCAGGTGAAGCTTGCCGGTATTGCTGGGGTGGCCACATTGCCGGAATTTCAACGCCAAGGCTTAGCGACTCGGTTACTGAACTTTGCCTACGATACGCTGAAGGAACGGGGGTTTGCCTTGGCTGCCCTCCTGCCTCTTAACGCCCTCTACTACCAAAGGCGGGGCTGGGAAACGATCGGTTGCGCCACCTGTTTTCAGATAGACCGACAGGCGTTGCCGCCAGCCCCGGCAAGCAGGGGACTTCGGAAGGTTGAAGTGAACGATGCGGAGTTGCTGGCAGCGACCTTCCCTTCCGTAGCAGCGGGAAAAACTTTGCGCCTGCAGCGCGACGCGTTGCGCTGGCGCCGCCTCATTGAGCGACTTCCCGGTGGGTACCTTTATTTCGACGAGTTGGGGCGACTGAAGGGATGGCTGTTTTATGACTATCGCTTGGGAAGCGTGGAAATAGGGGCGCAGCGTGCAAGACTACCTACTCTGCAGATCCAAGAGCTTTATGCGCCAACGCCCGAGGCACAAAGCGCCTTCATAGGATATTTAGCGCGTCAGCGCCGCACGGAGATAGTTGAATACTCCACCACTCACCATGAGCTAGCCGAAAGCGGTTTAGCGCCTTACGTTAAGTCGCAAGAGCGGGCGCTCAACTGTATGGCGCGCGTTATTCGCTTCGACCAGGTGCTGGAGGCCTTAAAGGCAAATTGGGACGCCGTAAGAAGCGATTTTCCGTTGGCTCTAAAGCTGTACGACCCCTATCCGCAGCCCTCCATGCAGTATGTGGAGCTACATCTGAATGGCGCTACGAGTGTTGTTAAGAGCATATCGGAAGAGAGGTACGAGCAACATCGGCAACGTGCAGTGGGCACGGCTCAAAGTTGGGTGCAGGTGCTTGTAGGCACGACGGGTGCTTTGCAGGCCTGCGAGGAGGGGAGATTGTCGCCTTCCAACCCAGAGACCCAAGCGCTTTTAGGGCAGATGTTTCCTCCACGCCATCCCTATCTGTCCCCACTGGACAATTTCTAAAGCGGGCTTCCTTATCTCGATAAGCAAAAGGCCCAGGCTCTCAACACGAAAGCCTG of Chthonomonas calidirosea T49 contains these proteins:
- the accC gene encoding acetyl-CoA carboxylase biotin carboxylase subunit, with translation MFKKILIANRGEIAVRILRACREMRIKTVAIHSTADTDSLHVQLADESVCVGPPAPKDSYLNIPNIISAALITGADAIHPGIGFLSERAVFAEACEAHGIKFIGPSASVMERMGDKATARETMRAAGVPIVPGSNGPVADEQEALSLGRKIGFPLLIKAAHGGGGRGIRLVQNEEELARQIELARSEAAAAFGSSAVYLEKFVEEPRHIEVQVLADEHGNVLHLGERECSVQNLRHQKLIEEAPAVCLNPEQRRRLGEAAVRAARAIGYTNAGTIEFLVDRRGEFYFMEMNKRLQVEHCVTEMVTGIDIVKEQIRIAAGEKLSFNQKEIRWQGHAIECRINAEDPDNNFAPSAGRIEQVVLPGGYGVRVDTHIMCGYMVPPYYDPLLAKVIVWDNDRAGAIARMQRCLQEMRIEGIKTNIGFQLRILNNAFYRRGELTTDFVQRRILSAQRS
- a CDS encoding GNAT family N-acetyltransferase translates to METIGCARPEELDAVLHVMCKAFGMNFAVARPIFYADPHIAPENKLVVRKAGQVVSCLSLSEHLCWIGQAQVKLAGIAGVATLPEFQRQGLATRLLNFAYDTLKERGFALAALLPLNALYYQRRGWETIGCATCFQIDRQALPPAPASRGLRKVEVNDAELLAATFPSVAAGKTLRLQRDALRWRRLIERLPGGYLYFDELGRLKGWLFYDYRLGSVEIGAQRARLPTLQIQELYAPTPEAQSAFIGYLARQRRTEIVEYSTTHHELAESGLAPYVKSQERALNCMARVIRFDQVLEALKANWDAVRSDFPLALKLYDPYPQPSMQYVELHLNGATSVVKSISEERYEQHRQRAVGTAQSWVQVLVGTTGALQACEEGRLSPSNPETQALLGQMFPPRHPYLSPLDNF
- a CDS encoding SGNH/GDSL hydrolase family protein; amino-acid sequence: MRFLSHLHNMAIVGLLCAFLPAIARADKPTPFYLHNGDRVVFYGDSITEQRRYTTYIETYCVAHFPKEHFTFINSGWGGDRVTGGGGGPIDLRLKRDVLAYKPTVVTICLGMNDAGYRPFSPQLYQTFIQGYRHIIETLEKNLPGVRITLLTAPAYDDVTRPPNFPGGYNSVLTAFNEGVKELAREYHLVLADTNAPLVSLLARAIVADPKLALTIIPDRVHPDYSGHLIMASAVLLAWNAPSTVADVEIDANSGQLTHAENTHITHLQTTNGTVSFDETDNSLPWPFDRDPNKNPATLLALSCSDVENELNRYQLKVTGLTAAAYTLKVDGQNVAQLTPQELAQGIDLAALPMLPTCAQAQKVLDLANRHVALHFQRWRVVQVPNANGLEVPPAIHQQMDALDSQEAEVVAQERLAALPTTHHVELVPSTTSPSP